One genomic segment of Canis lupus baileyi chromosome 9, mCanLup2.hap1, whole genome shotgun sequence includes these proteins:
- the LOC140639392 gene encoding L-lactate dehydrogenase A chain-like isoform X1, translated as MATLKDQLIQNLLKEDNISQNKITVIGVGAIGMTCAISILMKDLADELALVDVMEDKLKEETMDLQHSSLFFRTPKIVSGKDYNVTANSKLAIITAGACQQEGESRLNLIQRNLNIFKFIIPNIVKYSPNCKLLVVSNPVNIFTYVAWKITGFPKNCIIGSDCNLDSARFRYLIGERLGVHPLSCHRWVLGEHGDSSVPVWSGANVAGVSLKNLHPDLGTDADKEQWKEVYKQVVDSAYEVIKLKGYTSWAIGLSVADLAESITKNFRWVHPISTMIKGLYGIKDDVFLSVPCILGQNGISDVRVTLTPEEEAHLKNADTLWGIQKELQF; from the coding sequence ATGGCAACTCTCAAGGATCAGCTGATTCAGAATCTTCTTAAGGAAGACAATATCTCCCAGAATAAGATTACAGTCATTGGGGTTGGTGCTATTGGCATGACTTGTGCCATCAGTATCTTAATGAAGGACTTGGCAGATGAACTcgctcttgttgatgtgatggaaGACAAATTGAAGGAAGAGACGATGGATCTCCAGCACAGCAGCCTTTTCTTTAGAACACCAAAAATTGTCTCTGGCAAAGACTATAATGTGACTGCAAACTCCAAGCTGGCTATTATCACGGCTGGGGCATGTCAGCAAGAGGGAGAAAGTCGTCTTAATTTGATCCAGCGTAACCTGAACATCTTTAAGTTCATCATTCCTAATATTGTCAAATACAGCCCAAACTGCAAGTTGCTTGTTGTTTCCAATCCAGTGAATATCTTTACCTATGTGGCTTGGAAGATAACTGGCTTTCCCAAAAACTGCATTATTGGAAGTGATTGCAATCTGGATTCAGCCCGGTTCCGTTACCTAATAGGGGAAAGGTTGGGAGTTCACCCATTAAGCTGTCATAGGTGGGTCCTTGGAGAGCATGGAGACTCCAGTGTGCCTGTATGGAGTGGAGCAAATGTTGCTGGTGTCTCTCTGAAGAATCTGCACCCTGACTTAGGCACTGATGCAGATAAGGAACAGTGGAAAGAGGTTTACAAACAGGTGGTTGACAGTGCCTATGAGGTGATCAAACTGAAAGGCTACACTTCCTGGGCCATTGGACTGTCTGTGGCAGATTTGGCAGAAAGTATAACGAAGAATTTTAGGTGGGTGCATCCAATTTCCACCATGATTAAGGGTCTCTATGGAATAAAAGATGATGTCTTCCTTAGTGTTCCTTGCATCTTGGGGCAGAATGGAATCTCCGATGTGAGAGTGACTCTGACTCCTGAGGAAGAGGCCCATTTGAAGAATGCAGATACACTTTGGGGGATCCAAAAGGAActgcagttttaa
- the LOC140639392 gene encoding L-lactate dehydrogenase A chain-like isoform X2, producing the protein MATLKDQLIQNLLKEDNISQNKITVIGVGAIGMTCAISILMKDLADELALVDVMEDKLKEETMDLQHSSLFFRTPKIVSGKDYNVTANSKLAIITAGACQQEGESRLNLIQRNLNIFKFIIPNIVKYSPNCKLLVVSNPVNIFTYVAWKITGFPKNCIIGSDCNLDSARFRYLIGERLGVHPLSCHRWVLGEHGDSSVPVWSGANVAGVSLKNLHPDLGTDADKEQWKEVYKQVVDKCRYTLGDPKGTAVLKFSNVPRHYLDYDKILVGGCVCCPYYLTCYSSSNIKMG; encoded by the exons ATGGCAACTCTCAAGGATCAGCTGATTCAGAATCTTCTTAAGGAAGACAATATCTCCCAGAATAAGATTACAGTCATTGGGGTTGGTGCTATTGGCATGACTTGTGCCATCAGTATCTTAATGAAGGACTTGGCAGATGAACTcgctcttgttgatgtgatggaaGACAAATTGAAGGAAGAGACGATGGATCTCCAGCACAGCAGCCTTTTCTTTAGAACACCAAAAATTGTCTCTGGCAAAGACTATAATGTGACTGCAAACTCCAAGCTGGCTATTATCACGGCTGGGGCATGTCAGCAAGAGGGAGAAAGTCGTCTTAATTTGATCCAGCGTAACCTGAACATCTTTAAGTTCATCATTCCTAATATTGTCAAATACAGCCCAAACTGCAAGTTGCTTGTTGTTTCCAATCCAGTGAATATCTTTACCTATGTGGCTTGGAAGATAACTGGCTTTCCCAAAAACTGCATTATTGGAAGTGATTGCAATCTGGATTCAGCCCGGTTCCGTTACCTAATAGGGGAAAGGTTGGGAGTTCACCCATTAAGCTGTCATAGGTGGGTCCTTGGAGAGCATGGAGACTCCAGTGTGCCTGTATGGAGTGGAGCAAATGTTGCTGGTGTCTCTCTGAAGAATCTGCACCCTGACTTAGGCACTGATGCAGATAAGGAACAGTGGAAAGAGGTTTACAAACAGGTGGTTGACA AATGCAGATACACTTTGGGGGATCCAAAAGGAActgcagttttaaaattttctaatgtaCCACGTCACTATCTAGACTACGACAAGATTTTAGTTGGAGGTTGTGTATGTTGTCCTTATTATTTGACCTGTTACTCAAGTAGTAATATTAAAATGGGCTAA